A single region of the Mus caroli unplaced genomic scaffold, CAROLI_EIJ_v1.1 scaffold_17484_1, whole genome shotgun sequence genome encodes:
- the LOC110288068 gene encoding olfactory receptor 1 isoform X1 → MTCVYKRNKTVISQFLLLGLPIPPEHQQLFYALFLAMYLTTVLGNLIIIILIILDSHLHTPMYLFLSNLSFSDLCFSSVTMPKLLQNMQSQVPSIPYAGCLAQIYFFLFFGDLGNFLLVTMAYDRYVAICFPLHYTTIMSPRLCVSLVVLSWVLTTFHAMLHTLLMARLSFCEDNVIPHYFCDMSALLKLACSDTRVNEVVIFIVVSIFLVFPFALIIMSYVRILSSILKVPSSQGIYKAFSTCGSHLSVVSLFYGTVIGLYLSPSSNNSTVKDTVMSLMYTVVTPMLNPLIYSLRNRDIKGALERIFCKRKIQLNL, encoded by the exons ATGACCTGTGTCTACA AAAGGAACAAAACTGtcatctcccagttcctcctcctggGCCTGCCCATCCCACCAGAGCACCAGCAACTGTTCTATGCCCTGTTCCTGGCCATGTACCTCACCACCGTCCTGGGGaacctcatcatcatcattctcATAATACTGGACTCccatctccacacacccatgtacttgtTTCTCAGCAACTTGTCCTTCTCTGACCTTTGCTTCTCCTCTGTCACAATGCCCAAGTTGCTGCAGAACATGCAGAGCCAAGTTCCATCAATTCCCTATGCAGGCTGCCTGGCACAAAtatacttctttctgttttttggaGACCTTGGGAACTTTCTCCTTGTGaccatggcctatgaccgctatgtggccatctgtttCCCCCTTCATTACACCACCATCATGAGCCCCAGGCTCTGTGTGAGTCTAGTGGTGCTGTCCTGGGTGCTGACCACCTTCCATGCCATGCTGCACACCCTGCTTATGGCCAGATTGTCATTCTGTGAGGACAATGTGATCCCTCACTATTTCTGTGATATGTCTGCTCTGCTAAAGCTGGCCTGCTCTGACACCCGTGTTAATGAGGTGGTGATATTTATTGTGGTCAGCATCTTTCTTGTCTTTCCATTTGCACTCATTATCATGTCCTATGTAAGAATTTTGTCTTCCATTCTCAAGGTCCCTTCTTCTCAAGGTATCTACAAAGCCTTCTCCACATGTGGATCTCACCTGTCTGTAGTGTCACTGTTCTATGGGACAGTCATTGGTCTCTACTTATCTCCTTCCAGTAATAATTCTACTGTGAAGGATACTGTCATGTCTTTAATGTACACAGTGGTGACTCCCATGCTGAACCCCCttatctacagcctgaggaataGAGACATAAAGGGGGCTCTGGAAAGAATCTTTTGCAAGAGGAAAATTCAACTAAACCTTTAA
- the LOC110288068 gene encoding olfactory receptor 1 isoform X2 gives MTERNKTVISQFLLLGLPIPPEHQQLFYALFLAMYLTTVLGNLIIIILIILDSHLHTPMYLFLSNLSFSDLCFSSVTMPKLLQNMQSQVPSIPYAGCLAQIYFFLFFGDLGNFLLVTMAYDRYVAICFPLHYTTIMSPRLCVSLVVLSWVLTTFHAMLHTLLMARLSFCEDNVIPHYFCDMSALLKLACSDTRVNEVVIFIVVSIFLVFPFALIIMSYVRILSSILKVPSSQGIYKAFSTCGSHLSVVSLFYGTVIGLYLSPSSNNSTVKDTVMSLMYTVVTPMLNPLIYSLRNRDIKGALERIFCKRKIQLNL, from the coding sequence ATGACAGAAAGGAACAAAACTGtcatctcccagttcctcctcctggGCCTGCCCATCCCACCAGAGCACCAGCAACTGTTCTATGCCCTGTTCCTGGCCATGTACCTCACCACCGTCCTGGGGaacctcatcatcatcattctcATAATACTGGACTCccatctccacacacccatgtacttgtTTCTCAGCAACTTGTCCTTCTCTGACCTTTGCTTCTCCTCTGTCACAATGCCCAAGTTGCTGCAGAACATGCAGAGCCAAGTTCCATCAATTCCCTATGCAGGCTGCCTGGCACAAAtatacttctttctgttttttggaGACCTTGGGAACTTTCTCCTTGTGaccatggcctatgaccgctatgtggccatctgtttCCCCCTTCATTACACCACCATCATGAGCCCCAGGCTCTGTGTGAGTCTAGTGGTGCTGTCCTGGGTGCTGACCACCTTCCATGCCATGCTGCACACCCTGCTTATGGCCAGATTGTCATTCTGTGAGGACAATGTGATCCCTCACTATTTCTGTGATATGTCTGCTCTGCTAAAGCTGGCCTGCTCTGACACCCGTGTTAATGAGGTGGTGATATTTATTGTGGTCAGCATCTTTCTTGTCTTTCCATTTGCACTCATTATCATGTCCTATGTAAGAATTTTGTCTTCCATTCTCAAGGTCCCTTCTTCTCAAGGTATCTACAAAGCCTTCTCCACATGTGGATCTCACCTGTCTGTAGTGTCACTGTTCTATGGGACAGTCATTGGTCTCTACTTATCTCCTTCCAGTAATAATTCTACTGTGAAGGATACTGTCATGTCTTTAATGTACACAGTGGTGACTCCCATGCTGAACCCCCttatctacagcctgaggaataGAGACATAAAGGGGGCTCTGGAAAGAATCTTTTGCAAGAGGAAAATTCAACTAAACCTTTAA